The Brevibacillus brevis genome contains a region encoding:
- a CDS encoding beta-ketoacyl synthase N-terminal-like domain-containing protein produces MNKMDELLLKLLWGQMQSLGCFTEKNQALSDLKRQGGLLDLYDMWLEETASVLARNDYLVYDSATSTVIDTAPVSSAAAWQEWEQEKEVWLKIADTNAQVKLVEATLRALPQILTGKVRATEVIFPNSSMALVEKVYKNNTVSDYFNEVLADTVVAFVEERLNQDSAARIRILEIGAGTGGTSAVVFQKIKAYQEHIQEYCYTDLSKAFFMHAEKEYGPSNPYLTYQIFNVEEPLTGQGIDLGGYDIVIAANVLHATKNIRQTVRNAKAVLKKNGLLLLNEMSKNTLFLHLTFGLLEGWWLYEDPELRLSGCPGLSSSTWQRVLEEEGFQSVFFPTEEAHAMGQQIIVTESDGVIRQQQIKQPKPKPSVHAEQSKAKRVEIPSAPEGRAIQDVLREKSTEYIKQLIAETLKMPSNRLDASEPLEAYGMDSILSVQLINQFRKIFGETISGTLLFEYQTVEDLVEHLLETQREALISLTGLDNHKQEPNRTEDHVEVAPLPKTEGKQSPRKTRAFASSAHSQMTASKPASSGKIAIIGMSGRFAQANTLDEFWENLVQGKKSISEIPAERWDWTEYYHPNREEAISQGKSYSKWGAFLEEFDQFDPLFFQMTPREAENIDPQERLYLEECWKALEDAGYASSKMPAELRKRTGVFGGITKQGFHLYSTETTHHFPTTSYSSMVNRASYYLNLQGPSIPIDTMCSSALVAIHEACEYIRNGKGSMAIAGGVNLYTHPLTYFGLTVGQLISHTSDSAAFGKGGIGFVPGEGVGAVVLKDYDQAERDGDYIYAVIRGTAVNHKGKANSYMTPSPNPIADVIGEALEENGLDPRTISYLEASAYGSDIVDAVEMTAVTKAFHNRQGADGDYRLGSVKPNIGHCESASGMSQLMKVILSLQHQTLVPTLIPDEWNPNIHFDQLPFQLQREVSEWKQVTVDGQTVPRRAGITSFGGGGVNAHLIVEEYNRISRSSVNDSEPQLFVFSAKNKERLQAYIHRWIGYLHKNRHIDVANTAYTLQNGREEMPCRLAVITDSQTELLQQLERWLEHQAETEHCFFGDLKENKELLSDRVTRAIESKDVGELAKLWVLGNPIPWQKLHEGKELSRVAKLPTYPFKRRTCWIERNQTNRSRRETSMTSAHPEFENKAVEIYTYSANSSEAEFSEDYLTVCPFERKIPGFSMSRVILNPEKYPLEREMVREKQVEMRQVLFCKENFSRVQKVLDFGCGHGTDVIQIAELYPHIETHGFTITKAQAELGNQRIAQKNLGARAKIFNKDSSKDAFPALYDIIVGIEVSFHIRNKHGLFQNISSSLNEEGTVLLIDYIANTRGPIVDQNVEVSIPTVQEWIELLAEHQLVIDEIIDVSPQIANALHDPDVEQYIKHLPKAVQDLYINTVNQSISLERGWISYCLFKLKKAPHLAYTKRCEWNASKIAKKRPYPEALAEMVNSGYIPYPKKQTRTLPNPNQPDHSFHWNRETIKESLVESFAAVLGIQPEELEEVETLKDIGIGSLNAVALSEMINSKFNLKLPTSVVFEHHTLDALASYIASHLQQVEPSQLHSSKPFMSDAQNQPLSSKYSEPKRNLAADQSIPDRTKIKASLIEVFSTVLGLRQEELEEVESLKDLGIGSLNAVQLSEAINSKFHLKLPTSVVFEHNTLEALASYIATHLPERQVEQTESFNQNHRIGNLEEKPVYTERVPTPNIAYEPPKVAPDDIAIIGISCRTAGAKGQDEFWELVSQGKDCIKEVTNPDWRAFFKENALVDIPIKYGAMEDIEYFDPAFFKISPTEAQSMDVTQRILLQESYKALEDAGYTPSMLRGQPVGTIIGAMAGMTVEQDFSHFGMLGSDTSILASRIAYFLDLKGPALAVNTACSSSLVAIDIACQKLKTEEVNLAIAGGITIYSHPAPFISMSNAKMLSPTGECRPFDNGANGIVVGDGVGVVILKRLQDALRDNDNIYGVIRGSGTNQDGRTLGITVPSFQAQSDLQKSIYAKKQIDVEDIQYIEAHGTATKLGDPVEIHALSESFRQFTPKKRFCAIGSLKANIGHTTAAAGVLSVIKVLLSMKNKKMAPSIHFVKENEHIDFENSPVYVNTKLQDWQTNSKGSRLAAVSSFGFSGTNAHLVIEELDRSKTRSAAPVEGQEITTGVFVLSAESREQLVAYAKKTKAFIERHHDVKLADFLYTYQTARESMSHRLAVVINRKEQLIGLLEQFIQGNGAKTADMFIGEINKTGGIKIGDTEEGRDFIRNLALNKKIKKLAELWVHGNEIEWEALYSKGMVSRLSGLPSYPFAKERYRLPKVVIGNRTHQEAAATSELTAEKEHRAADIAKSTEVPRVQTEEADGRETEIQNSIIHHDAIQADEDDTPRNELVRKIAAAWEEVLGVKKVDIHKNFQDLGGDSIMATQIISRLKNSFPVDLNLDNLFSAPTVAGMAELIEEELIAVIDELPEEAILELLS; encoded by the coding sequence ATGAACAAAATGGACGAGCTTCTCTTAAAGTTACTGTGGGGTCAAATGCAGTCGCTCGGCTGCTTTACGGAAAAGAATCAAGCGCTCAGCGATCTCAAAAGACAAGGCGGTCTGCTTGACTTATATGACATGTGGCTCGAAGAAACGGCTTCTGTTTTGGCCCGGAATGATTATCTCGTTTACGATAGCGCAACATCTACCGTGATCGATACTGCTCCCGTTTCTAGTGCTGCTGCCTGGCAGGAATGGGAGCAAGAAAAAGAAGTCTGGCTAAAAATTGCGGATACGAATGCGCAAGTCAAGCTAGTCGAGGCAACCCTGCGTGCTTTACCACAAATTCTCACTGGAAAAGTGCGGGCCACGGAGGTCATCTTTCCCAATTCGTCGATGGCATTAGTCGAGAAGGTCTACAAAAATAACACGGTCTCCGACTACTTCAATGAAGTGCTTGCTGATACAGTGGTTGCTTTTGTTGAGGAACGGCTGAACCAAGATTCTGCGGCCCGAATTCGCATTCTCGAGATTGGTGCAGGTACGGGAGGAACGAGTGCCGTCGTTTTCCAAAAAATAAAGGCGTATCAAGAGCATATCCAGGAATATTGCTACACTGACCTCTCCAAAGCCTTTTTCATGCATGCAGAAAAAGAGTATGGCCCAAGCAATCCTTATTTGACCTATCAGATTTTTAACGTAGAAGAGCCGTTGACGGGACAAGGAATTGATCTTGGCGGCTATGATATTGTCATTGCAGCAAATGTCCTGCACGCCACCAAAAATATTCGCCAGACCGTACGTAATGCGAAAGCCGTTCTAAAGAAGAACGGCTTGCTTCTTCTAAATGAAATGAGTAAAAACACCCTCTTCCTCCATCTTACCTTTGGTTTGCTGGAGGGATGGTGGCTGTACGAAGACCCAGAGCTGCGCCTTTCAGGCTGCCCTGGGTTATCTTCGTCAACGTGGCAGAGAGTATTGGAGGAAGAAGGGTTTCAGTCGGTCTTTTTCCCGACAGAAGAGGCGCACGCGATGGGACAGCAGATTATTGTTACCGAAAGCGACGGCGTGATCCGCCAACAGCAAATAAAACAGCCTAAACCTAAGCCGAGCGTACATGCTGAACAATCAAAAGCAAAGAGAGTGGAAATACCTTCCGCTCCTGAAGGAAGGGCAATCCAGGATGTACTGCGCGAAAAAAGTACGGAATACATCAAACAGCTGATCGCTGAAACGCTAAAAATGCCGAGTAACCGATTGGATGCCTCCGAACCTTTAGAGGCATATGGTATGGATTCCATTTTATCTGTACAACTGATCAATCAATTTCGGAAAATTTTCGGCGAAACCATCAGCGGTACTTTGTTGTTTGAATATCAGACGGTAGAGGACTTAGTCGAGCATTTACTAGAGACACAAAGAGAAGCGCTGATTTCACTCACAGGATTGGATAATCACAAGCAGGAGCCAAATCGAACGGAAGATCATGTTGAGGTTGCCCCATTGCCGAAAACCGAAGGGAAACAAAGTCCAAGAAAAACAAGAGCATTTGCGTCATCTGCTCATTCGCAAATGACGGCGTCCAAGCCCGCGTCCTCCGGTAAAATAGCGATTATTGGCATGAGTGGGCGCTTTGCTCAAGCGAACACCTTGGACGAGTTTTGGGAGAATTTGGTACAGGGTAAAAAGTCTATTTCAGAAATTCCAGCCGAGCGTTGGGATTGGACAGAGTATTATCATCCAAATCGGGAGGAAGCCATTTCCCAAGGAAAAAGCTATAGTAAATGGGGTGCTTTCTTAGAGGAATTTGATCAGTTTGATCCGTTATTTTTTCAGATGACTCCGCGAGAAGCGGAAAACATAGACCCCCAAGAGCGGCTGTATTTAGAAGAGTGTTGGAAGGCGTTAGAAGATGCAGGCTATGCCTCATCGAAGATGCCTGCGGAGCTGCGCAAGCGAACAGGGGTATTTGGTGGCATTACGAAACAAGGATTTCATTTGTACAGCACGGAAACCACCCATCACTTTCCGACAACCTCGTATTCATCGATGGTAAATCGGGCTTCGTACTATCTAAACTTGCAGGGTCCGAGTATCCCGATCGATACGATGTGTTCCTCAGCATTAGTAGCGATACATGAAGCATGTGAATACATCCGAAACGGGAAGGGAAGCATGGCGATTGCTGGTGGAGTGAATCTGTACACCCATCCGCTTACCTACTTTGGGCTGACAGTGGGACAGCTCATCTCTCATACTTCAGACAGTGCTGCCTTTGGGAAGGGCGGAATAGGTTTTGTGCCTGGAGAGGGAGTGGGTGCTGTTGTTCTCAAGGATTACGATCAGGCAGAGCGGGATGGAGACTATATCTATGCCGTGATACGCGGAACTGCTGTCAATCATAAGGGCAAAGCCAATAGCTACATGACACCAAGCCCCAACCCAATTGCAGATGTGATTGGAGAGGCGTTGGAAGAAAACGGACTGGACCCTCGAACCATTAGTTATCTGGAAGCTTCTGCCTATGGGTCAGATATAGTCGATGCCGTGGAAATGACAGCGGTCACGAAAGCTTTTCATAATCGTCAAGGAGCAGATGGGGATTATCGACTCGGTTCGGTCAAACCGAATATCGGGCATTGTGAATCGGCTTCCGGCATGTCGCAGCTGATGAAAGTGATATTGTCCTTACAGCATCAGACGCTGGTTCCAACCCTGATTCCTGACGAATGGAATCCGAATATTCATTTTGATCAACTCCCGTTTCAATTGCAGCGAGAGGTATCGGAATGGAAGCAGGTCACAGTAGATGGGCAGACAGTCCCCCGACGAGCAGGCATTACCAGCTTTGGCGGCGGTGGAGTGAATGCCCATCTTATCGTTGAGGAATACAACCGAATTTCACGAAGCAGTGTAAATGATTCAGAGCCTCAGCTGTTTGTCTTTTCGGCAAAGAATAAAGAGAGATTGCAAGCGTACATTCATCGCTGGATTGGTTATTTGCATAAGAACCGGCATATCGATGTAGCGAATACAGCCTACACCCTTCAAAACGGAAGAGAAGAAATGCCTTGCCGTTTGGCTGTTATCACCGATAGTCAAACAGAGCTTTTACAGCAACTAGAGCGCTGGTTGGAACATCAAGCAGAGACGGAGCATTGCTTTTTTGGCGATCTCAAAGAAAACAAAGAATTGTTGTCAGACCGGGTAACGCGGGCAATCGAATCAAAAGATGTAGGTGAACTGGCAAAATTATGGGTTCTAGGCAATCCTATCCCTTGGCAGAAGCTGCATGAAGGGAAGGAGTTATCCCGAGTCGCTAAGCTCCCAACCTATCCATTTAAGAGGAGAACGTGCTGGATAGAACGCAATCAAACGAATCGCTCTAGGAGGGAGACGAGCATGACATCCGCTCATCCAGAATTCGAAAACAAAGCTGTTGAGATTTACACATATAGCGCCAACAGCAGCGAAGCGGAGTTTTCAGAGGATTACTTGACCGTATGTCCATTTGAAAGGAAGATTCCAGGCTTTTCAATGAGCCGTGTCATATTGAACCCTGAAAAATATCCGTTGGAAAGAGAAATGGTAAGAGAGAAGCAAGTAGAGATGCGCCAAGTACTATTTTGCAAAGAAAATTTCTCTCGTGTGCAAAAAGTGTTGGACTTCGGATGCGGTCATGGGACAGATGTGATTCAAATAGCAGAGCTCTATCCGCATATTGAAACCCATGGATTTACGATTACCAAGGCGCAAGCAGAGCTTGGCAATCAACGAATCGCACAGAAAAACCTGGGGGCTCGTGCGAAAATTTTCAACAAAGACAGCTCCAAGGATGCCTTTCCCGCTCTCTACGACATTATCGTCGGAATTGAAGTGAGCTTTCATATTCGAAATAAACATGGATTATTTCAAAATATCTCCTCTTCTCTGAACGAAGAGGGAACCGTTCTGCTGATCGATTACATAGCCAATACGCGAGGACCGATCGTAGACCAGAACGTAGAAGTCAGCATTCCCACCGTGCAGGAATGGATTGAGCTTTTAGCGGAGCATCAGTTAGTGATCGATGAAATCATCGACGTATCGCCACAGATTGCGAACGCCTTGCATGATCCTGACGTGGAACAGTACATTAAGCATCTGCCTAAAGCCGTTCAAGATTTGTATATCAATACGGTGAATCAGTCCATCTCTCTTGAAAGAGGGTGGATCAGCTATTGCTTGTTTAAGCTGAAAAAAGCTCCGCATCTTGCGTACACGAAGCGTTGTGAATGGAACGCCAGCAAAATAGCGAAGAAAAGACCATATCCAGAAGCATTAGCGGAAATGGTAAACAGCGGTTATATTCCTTATCCGAAAAAGCAAACGAGAACTCTCCCGAATCCAAATCAGCCTGACCACAGCTTTCATTGGAATAGGGAAACAATCAAAGAATCCTTGGTCGAGTCTTTTGCCGCCGTTTTAGGTATTCAACCAGAAGAACTGGAAGAAGTAGAGACCTTGAAGGATATAGGAATTGGCTCACTTAACGCTGTTGCCTTATCCGAAATGATTAACAGCAAATTCAATCTGAAACTACCGACCAGCGTTGTGTTTGAACATCATACGTTAGATGCTTTGGCAAGTTATATTGCTAGCCATTTGCAGCAAGTCGAGCCTAGCCAGCTCCATTCAAGTAAACCATTCATGTCGGATGCTCAAAATCAACCACTGTCATCTAAATATTCTGAACCAAAACGCAATTTGGCAGCAGATCAGTCCATTCCAGATCGGACAAAAATCAAAGCGAGCCTGATCGAGGTCTTTTCTACTGTTTTAGGCTTGAGACAAGAAGAGTTGGAAGAAGTGGAGTCCCTAAAGGATTTGGGAATCGGCTCTCTCAATGCCGTTCAATTGTCCGAAGCCATCAATAGCAAGTTCCATCTGAAACTGCCGACAAGCGTTGTATTTGAACATAATACGCTAGAAGCATTGGCGAGCTACATCGCTACTCATCTGCCAGAGCGACAGGTAGAGCAAACAGAATCGTTTAACCAAAATCATAGAATCGGAAATCTTGAAGAGAAGCCTGTATATACAGAGAGAGTCCCAACGCCAAATATTGCCTACGAGCCGCCTAAAGTAGCTCCTGATGATATCGCGATCATTGGGATTTCCTGCCGCACAGCAGGTGCGAAGGGGCAAGATGAGTTCTGGGAGCTTGTCAGTCAGGGCAAAGATTGCATCAAAGAAGTGACCAACCCAGACTGGCGCGCCTTTTTCAAAGAAAATGCACTCGTCGATATTCCAATTAAATACGGGGCGATGGAGGATATTGAATATTTTGATCCAGCGTTTTTCAAAATTTCTCCTACTGAAGCCCAGTCGATGGATGTCACGCAGCGCATCCTTTTACAAGAGAGCTATAAAGCATTAGAGGACGCAGGCTACACCCCATCCATGCTGAGAGGGCAACCGGTTGGAACTATCATTGGCGCTATGGCGGGAATGACGGTAGAACAAGATTTCTCTCATTTTGGCATGCTCGGATCGGATACGAGTATACTTGCTTCGCGCATCGCTTATTTCCTTGATCTAAAAGGACCAGCTTTGGCTGTTAACACTGCTTGCTCATCCTCTTTGGTTGCGATTGATATTGCTTGCCAAAAGCTGAAGACAGAAGAGGTCAATCTGGCCATCGCCGGAGGAATTACGATTTATTCCCATCCTGCTCCGTTTATCTCGATGAGTAACGCAAAGATGCTTTCTCCTACAGGAGAGTGTCGTCCGTTTGACAATGGTGCCAATGGCATTGTCGTTGGGGATGGCGTTGGCGTTGTGATTTTAAAAAGATTGCAAGATGCATTACGGGATAACGACAACATCTATGGTGTTATCCGTGGCAGTGGAACCAATCAGGATGGACGGACATTGGGCATTACCGTGCCTAGCTTCCAAGCGCAAAGCGACCTTCAAAAATCTATTTACGCGAAGAAACAGATTGATGTGGAAGACATTCAATATATCGAGGCGCACGGAACCGCAACCAAATTAGGGGACCCTGTAGAGATTCATGCGCTTAGCGAATCGTTCCGCCAATTCACGCCGAAGAAACGATTCTGCGCAATTGGTTCTTTAAAGGCCAATATCGGGCATACCACAGCAGCGGCTGGGGTGTTGAGTGTCATCAAGGTTTTGCTCAGCATGAAAAACAAGAAGATGGCCCCTTCGATCCATTTTGTCAAAGAGAATGAACACATTGATTTTGAAAACAGCCCTGTTTATGTGAATACCAAGCTGCAAGATTGGCAGACCAATTCCAAAGGCTCTCGTTTGGCTGCGGTCAGCTCTTTTGGCTTCAGTGGCACCAATGCTCATCTGGTGATCGAAGAGTTGGATAGAAGCAAGACCAGATCCGCTGCTCCTGTTGAGGGGCAAGAGATAACGACGGGAGTCTTCGTGCTGTCAGCCGAATCTCGCGAGCAATTAGTGGCCTATGCCAAGAAAACAAAGGCATTTATAGAAAGGCATCATGATGTGAAACTGGCAGATTTCCTTTATACCTATCAGACTGCAAGGGAATCCATGTCTCATCGATTAGCAGTCGTGATCAACAGGAAAGAACAGTTGATTGGGCTTCTAGAGCAATTCATACAAGGTAATGGGGCAAAAACGGCAGATATGTTTATCGGAGAAATAAACAAAACGGGCGGAATCAAGATCGGCGATACAGAAGAGGGAAGAGATTTTATCCGCAATCTCGCTCTGAACAAGAAGATCAAAAAGCTGGCGGAGCTATGGGTTCATGGCAACGAAATAGAGTGGGAAGCTCTCTATTCAAAAGGAATGGTGAGCCGTCTATCAGGTCTGCCAAGCTATCCTTTTGCCAAGGAACGATACCGTTTACCCAAAGTTGTCATAGGCAACCGTACCCATCAAGAAGCAGCCGCCACCTCCGAACTGACAGCAGAAAAAGAACACAGAGCAGCAGACATAGCCAAATCAACGGAGGTACCTCGTGTCCAGACAGAAGAAGCTGATGGGAGGGAGACAGAAATCCAAAACTCCATTATCCATCATGATGCCATACAGGCTGACGAAGACGATACACCACGTAACGAGCTAGTGAGAAAAATTGCTGCTGCTTGGGAAGAGGTACTTGGAGTGAAAAAGGTTGACATCCACAAAAACTTCCAAGACCTGGGCGGTGATTCAATCATGGCCACTCAGATTATTTCCAGATTGAAGAATAGCTTCCCGGTTGATTTGAATCTAGACAATCTCTTTTCGGCGCCAACCGTTGCAGGAATGGCGGAGCTGATTGAAGAGGAACTGATTGCTGTTATTGATGAACTTCCGGAAGAGGCAATTTTGGAGCTATTAAGCTGA